In one window of Maribacter sp. BPC-D8 DNA:
- a CDS encoding DUF6892 domain-containing protein — protein sequence MALPLTENETLLKNIAQLKEVDFENKDKATLGKKIKGTSYQAIRQNWKVIIKQNQDDIERLYERGLIEDWTECRTKRDNDFTFENEVYALLLNWLERVDWSNLKEVKTLFKYTELVSNSDYGLNSLVLLNYHKRLLAVIKTLITKENFTIVDKLHSDNLGSLIENLINLYFYHTRNSYNKGHLEQFDIDRREIATVIPEFMKAFPENNFGLIMSILKDNTENLVETCADLLQFFVTNKVKHNYDFSSKLFGRYEKPSDSIYKNTPKILNLALENSDFSDGQVAYLIEEVLLMNLDITSKEHQEKQTIEHLANLKKHQFDTKVITKYEKELSELETNFDTKYAKSWTTAVRRVAISQSISKSIEILIAAFPKHPKTKILAQLLQEVTTYANRPKVYDLSQKPSIAFKDLHLKYLVIEELMYNQELLKPKFDIQHFAQEYAKREIDIEDEGYEVIPEVKKYFKNLDIPIELLAEVHTLYQDSGLGGGSEFMYNLQPFWDPGCGDEVFKLTNKAIEDFALLPNLKKIIGLENSNPSKKMMEALEHKKVLLEKEED from the coding sequence ATGGCATTACCCCTAACAGAAAATGAAACCTTACTGAAGAATATAGCCCAACTTAAAGAAGTTGATTTTGAGAATAAGGATAAGGCAACATTAGGTAAAAAAATAAAGGGAACCAGTTACCAAGCTATTCGTCAAAACTGGAAGGTTATCATTAAACAGAATCAAGACGATATTGAGCGATTGTATGAACGTGGTTTAATTGAAGATTGGACGGAATGTCGTACCAAAAGAGATAATGATTTTACATTTGAAAATGAGGTATATGCTTTATTACTAAATTGGTTAGAGCGTGTAGATTGGTCTAATTTAAAGGAAGTAAAAACGCTGTTTAAATATACAGAGTTAGTTTCAAATAGCGATTATGGCTTAAATTCATTGGTCTTATTAAATTATCACAAGCGCCTATTGGCAGTAATTAAAACTTTAATAACAAAAGAAAACTTTACAATAGTCGATAAGCTTCATAGTGACAATTTAGGTAGTTTGATTGAAAACTTAATCAACTTATATTTTTACCATACCCGCAATAGTTATAACAAAGGGCATCTTGAACAATTTGATATAGATAGAAGAGAAATTGCGACAGTTATTCCAGAATTCATGAAGGCTTTTCCTGAAAATAACTTTGGTTTAATTATGTCAATTCTTAAAGATAACACGGAGAATCTAGTAGAAACTTGTGCTGATTTATTACAGTTTTTTGTCACCAATAAGGTTAAGCATAATTATGACTTTTCATCCAAGTTGTTTGGAAGATATGAGAAACCTAGTGATTCCATTTACAAAAACACTCCAAAAATTTTAAATCTTGCATTAGAAAATAGTGATTTTTCAGATGGTCAAGTTGCATATTTAATAGAAGAAGTATTGCTCATGAATTTAGATATCACATCTAAAGAACACCAAGAAAAGCAAACAATAGAACATTTAGCAAACCTAAAAAAGCACCAATTTGACACTAAGGTAATTACCAAATACGAGAAAGAATTATCGGAACTTGAAACCAATTTCGATACCAAATACGCCAAAAGTTGGACTACAGCAGTACGTAGAGTAGCGATATCACAGTCTATTTCTAAAAGCATAGAAATTTTGATAGCAGCATTTCCTAAGCACCCTAAAACAAAAATTTTAGCGCAGCTATTACAAGAAGTTACTACTTACGCAAATAGACCAAAAGTGTATGACCTTAGCCAAAAACCAAGCATAGCATTTAAAGACTTACACCTTAAGTATTTGGTGATTGAAGAGTTAATGTATAACCAAGAATTACTAAAACCAAAATTCGATATACAACACTTTGCTCAAGAGTATGCTAAAAGAGAAATAGATATTGAAGATGAAGGGTATGAAGTAATACCAGAAGTGAAAAAGTATTTTAAGAATTTAGATATTCCAATAGAATTATTAGCAGAAGTACACACACTATATCAAGATAGTGGTTTAGGTGGTGGTTCTGAGTTTATGTATAACCTACAGCCTTTTTGGGATCCTGGTTGTGGAGATGAAGTCTTTAAGCTTACAAACAAAGCCATAGAAGATTTTGCTTTGTTACCCAACCTTAAAAAAATAATAGGGCTTGAAAATAGTAATCCTAGTAAAAAAATGATGGAGGCTTTAGAACATAAGAAGGTTCTTTTAGAAAAAGAAGAAGATTAA
- a CDS encoding DKNYY domain-containing protein, with amino-acid sequence MKYFFSLIVSLFLLISCTTDTELNTNVTSKQLAKNKLLKVQKTEKTDSRKGIFSNHEYSSTYSYNYQCTINDNEVIWQDKGSAVPKNLLFSEDTVYINYVEKKSVPYQQAANDTIPRYKDSIVTKYDQFIDNRYFFKWFGEFYWQSVTLEEYNKKMLNGTEYSIPNDDDLKYLKNQKKGFINYEVLEDSVMYHDTYRSGTTYYLKKEAVLFKVKGADPNTFKEMTKKYAKDSLHVFHQGHKLSRRDAPTFRVLNQAQRLFTADKNGVYQKNKLIPESHGPSFKFINFQLAEDKNQMYHVAGNYSTILKGLDSKTAKVLECNTCKDRYIVDKKHVYYEGDLIKEANVNSFQVIEYEYSKDDKHIFYRNKIIKNADYNSFQILEEPIDIERVTFVMADKNYEYGNFSNNLELIIRKKE; translated from the coding sequence ATGAAATATTTTTTTAGCTTAATAGTTTCGCTTTTTTTACTGATTTCTTGTACTACTGATACAGAACTAAATACCAACGTAACCAGTAAGCAACTTGCCAAAAACAAACTTTTGAAAGTACAAAAAACAGAAAAAACTGACTCACGTAAAGGTATTTTTTCTAATCACGAGTACAGTAGCACATATAGTTACAACTACCAATGTACTATAAATGATAATGAAGTAATCTGGCAAGACAAAGGCAGTGCGGTACCAAAAAATCTTCTTTTTAGCGAAGATACTGTCTACATAAATTATGTTGAAAAGAAAAGTGTTCCTTACCAACAAGCGGCTAATGATACTATACCTAGATACAAAGATTCTATTGTAACAAAATATGACCAATTTATTGATAACAGGTATTTCTTTAAGTGGTTTGGTGAATTTTATTGGCAATCGGTAACCTTAGAAGAATACAATAAAAAAATGCTAAATGGCACAGAATATAGTATCCCAAATGATGATGATTTGAAATATCTAAAAAATCAAAAAAAAGGCTTTATAAATTATGAAGTACTAGAAGATTCGGTAATGTATCATGACACCTATCGTTCTGGCACCACTTATTATTTAAAAAAAGAGGCTGTACTTTTTAAGGTAAAAGGAGCGGACCCCAATACTTTTAAAGAAATGACTAAAAAATATGCAAAAGACAGTTTACATGTTTTTCATCAAGGGCATAAATTAAGTCGAAGAGATGCTCCTACTTTTAGGGTACTTAACCAAGCACAAAGATTATTTACAGCAGATAAAAATGGCGTGTACCAAAAGAATAAGTTAATACCAGAAAGTCATGGTCCAAGTTTTAAATTTATAAATTTTCAATTGGCTGAAGATAAAAATCAGATGTATCATGTAGCTGGCAACTATAGCACTATATTAAAGGGGCTAGACTCAAAAACAGCGAAAGTATTAGAATGTAATACGTGTAAGGATCGTTATATAGTAGATAAAAAGCATGTCTATTACGAAGGTGATTTAATTAAAGAAGCCAATGTAAATTCTTTTCAAGTAATTGAATATGAATATTCTAAAGATGATAAACATATATTTTATAGAAATAAAATAATCAAAAATGCAGATTATAATTCCTTTCAAATACTAGAAGAACCTATAGATATAGAACGCGTAACATTTGTTATGGCAGATAAAAACTATGAATATGGCAATTTTAGCAATAATTTAGAATTAATTATTCGAAAAAAAGAATAG
- a CDS encoding SPFH domain-containing protein, with the protein MSIVNQYRSVIQWEDPNSNELFIKFTDKGDEIKNASKLILQPGQGCILTYEGKVESVLSDEGMYDLKSDNTPFLTSIKKFLSLREGSEHVMGIWFYRKADILNMRWGTRVPISYTDPIYTFPILLSAFGNYSIRITKPQWFFENVIAGQEVYCHSHLKEVFISRVTQPITDYLANAKFSYVDVDSNLNTIAVEAKEKTASVFTDLGFEVLDFRIEGSQFDKDTLARIAKISDVQADVLAAKIAGVEYTEMQRIAAMRDAANNESGSAGILMGLNAGTLVNSTMNQAPQEQQPATDSPMTKLKKLKELFEMELISESEYSDKKKAILDSM; encoded by the coding sequence ATGAGTATAGTAAACCAATACCGTTCAGTAATACAATGGGAAGATCCAAACTCAAATGAGCTTTTTATTAAGTTCACCGACAAAGGTGATGAAATTAAAAATGCTTCAAAGCTAATTTTACAACCCGGTCAAGGCTGTATTTTAACCTATGAAGGTAAAGTTGAAAGTGTTTTAAGTGATGAAGGTATGTATGACCTTAAATCTGACAACACGCCTTTTTTAACATCCATAAAAAAGTTCTTGTCTTTACGTGAAGGTAGTGAACATGTAATGGGTATTTGGTTTTACCGAAAGGCAGATATTTTAAATATGCGCTGGGGCACCAGAGTCCCAATTTCATATACAGATCCTATTTACACCTTCCCTATTTTGCTTTCTGCATTCGGTAATTACAGTATTAGAATAACAAAACCACAATGGTTTTTTGAGAATGTAATAGCTGGTCAAGAGGTATATTGTCACTCACATTTAAAAGAAGTTTTCATTTCGAGGGTAACACAACCCATTACAGATTATTTAGCGAATGCTAAATTCTCTTATGTTGATGTTGATAGTAATCTAAATACTATTGCTGTTGAGGCAAAAGAAAAAACAGCATCAGTTTTTACTGATTTAGGATTTGAGGTATTAGATTTCAGAATAGAAGGTTCGCAGTTTGATAAAGATACTTTAGCACGTATAGCAAAAATATCTGACGTTCAAGCCGATGTATTAGCTGCAAAAATTGCCGGGGTGGAATACACCGAAATGCAACGAATAGCAGCCATGCGAGATGCAGCGAATAATGAAAGTGGCAGTGCAGGTATTTTAATGGGTTTAAATGCTGGCACTCTAGTAAATTCAACCATGAACCAAGCACCACAAGAACAACAACCAGCAACAGATAGCCCAATGACTAAGCTCAAAAAATTAAAAGAACTGTTTGAAATGGAATTGATTTCAGAAAGTGAATACAGCGATAAGAAAAAAGCAATTTTAGATAGTATGTAA
- a CDS encoding tetratricopeptide repeat protein, with translation MKQLKLFILLIVIVSFASCKKSTEGNALTDSEFLDYISNEKLRPSLQKIDSLIKYEEYSDKRRAILFHEKGRLLGALEKDVEAIGSLNEALYLFEKESNKQYLAKTNMLLGDSYAMLSKQDTATLYTNTAYKYFKEIGDKKGEAHTLNSLGHLSFLVGDFDSSIIHVKKAIDLQTELGNKETLSASYNNLGFILEQTEDFDQAKAYYEKAIALNNEVDRLNTSALRNLGYVYLIQNDAEKCISTYKKALNIEEKTEHYVIQQEIYEVLIEAAVITEDFKSIPTFIRKKDSITQLLTSYESEEKMKMINRKNEQFIEQEILKKELELNKKNKIILGSILSFLLAFGLYVFQKNRNSRLELKQQKLELEQKILRTQMNPHFVFNALTAIQKTFFDEDPIKSSTYLTRFAKLVRQNFDVVNKKQITLEEDLDILKNYIETQQLRFENKFDYEINLTNDIEVSMIKIPPMLLQPFIENSIEHGLKPKNKKGLLQINITEKGKYTHIEIIDNGIGYSKEKVKDNREHAIDIFLKRLKLRDLGEEKKFSIQALENNKGTKVSIFLDLRQ, from the coding sequence ATGAAACAGTTAAAATTATTTATTCTACTGATAGTAATTGTTTCGTTTGCCAGTTGCAAAAAAAGTACAGAAGGCAATGCCTTAACCGACAGTGAATTTTTAGATTATATATCTAATGAGAAATTAAGACCATCGCTTCAAAAAATTGATAGCCTTATTAAATATGAGGAATACTCAGATAAAAGAAGGGCGATACTATTTCATGAAAAAGGAAGGTTACTAGGGGCTTTAGAAAAAGACGTTGAAGCTATAGGCAGTTTAAATGAAGCGCTTTATTTATTCGAAAAAGAATCTAATAAACAATATTTAGCTAAAACAAATATGCTCTTGGGCGATTCTTATGCTATGCTTTCTAAGCAAGATACCGCTACCCTATACACCAATACCGCTTACAAGTATTTTAAAGAGATTGGAGATAAGAAAGGAGAGGCACATACATTAAATTCATTAGGGCACCTTTCTTTTTTAGTAGGAGATTTTGATTCCTCTATAATTCATGTAAAAAAGGCAATCGACTTACAAACAGAGCTCGGCAATAAAGAGACCTTGTCTGCTTCTTATAATAACTTAGGTTTCATTTTAGAACAAACCGAAGATTTTGATCAAGCTAAAGCGTATTATGAAAAAGCAATTGCTCTCAACAATGAGGTAGATAGGCTCAATACAAGTGCCCTAAGAAATTTGGGATACGTTTATTTAATACAAAACGATGCTGAAAAATGTATTTCTACTTATAAAAAAGCGCTAAACATTGAAGAAAAAACCGAGCATTATGTAATACAACAAGAGATTTATGAAGTGCTTATTGAAGCTGCTGTAATAACTGAAGATTTTAAAAGTATTCCCACTTTTATTAGAAAGAAAGACTCTATTACTCAATTATTGACTTCTTACGAAAGTGAGGAAAAAATGAAGATGATCAATAGAAAAAATGAACAATTTATTGAACAAGAAATTTTAAAAAAAGAATTAGAATTAAACAAAAAGAATAAGATCATTCTAGGGTCAATTTTAAGCTTTTTACTTGCGTTCGGATTATATGTATTTCAAAAAAATAGAAATTCGCGATTAGAACTAAAACAGCAAAAACTAGAGTTAGAACAAAAAATATTAAGAACACAAATGAATCCGCATTTTGTCTTTAATGCACTTACCGCCATTCAAAAAACGTTCTTTGATGAAGACCCTATAAAATCAAGTACCTATCTCACCCGCTTTGCCAAATTGGTTAGGCAAAATTTCGATGTAGTAAATAAAAAGCAAATTACATTAGAAGAAGATCTTGACATTTTAAAAAACTATATAGAAACACAACAATTACGTTTTGAAAACAAATTTGACTACGAGATAAATTTGACTAATGATATAGAGGTTTCAATGATAAAAATACCTCCGATGTTATTGCAGCCATTTATTGAAAATTCAATTGAACATGGTTTAAAGCCAAAAAATAAAAAGGGCCTACTACAAATAAATATAACAGAAAAAGGGAAGTATACCCATATTGAAATTATAGATAATGGCATTGGCTACAGTAAAGAAAAGGTTAAAGATAATCGTGAACATGCCATAGACATATTCTTAAAACGACTTAAACTAAGAGACTTAGGAGAGGAAAAAAAGTTTTCTATTCAAGCTCTTGAAAATAATAAAGGAACCAAAGTATCCATCTTTTTAGACCTACGCCAATGA
- a CDS encoding LytR/AlgR family response regulator transcription factor has protein sequence MIKIAIIDDEINVRELIKKMLKLISSAYVVVGEAASITGAKTMLLESKPDMVFLDIELEDGSGFNLLEQIPQIDFKLVFITAFNEFALKAFKYNALDYILKPIAPEELKNTLERVESMVYVEKETKALLKNLKENRESKVQKIAIKTAKKMHLLEVESILYCQSDGSYTKIVTEHESILVSKNLKHYQELLPEDIFIRTHQSYLVNKKHIRGLENDNILLKNDEIVAISARRKAEIKAILLNE, from the coding sequence ATGATTAAAATTGCAATCATAGATGACGAAATCAATGTACGAGAGTTGATTAAAAAAATGCTAAAGTTAATATCTAGCGCTTATGTAGTTGTTGGTGAAGCTGCTTCTATAACTGGTGCAAAAACCATGTTACTAGAAAGCAAACCTGATATGGTCTTTCTAGATATTGAACTTGAAGATGGTAGCGGTTTTAATTTGTTAGAGCAAATACCTCAAATAGACTTTAAACTTGTTTTTATAACTGCCTTTAACGAGTTCGCCTTAAAAGCATTTAAGTACAATGCTTTAGACTACATACTTAAACCTATTGCACCAGAGGAGTTAAAAAATACTTTAGAAAGGGTCGAATCAATGGTATATGTAGAGAAAGAGACAAAAGCACTATTAAAAAATCTTAAAGAAAACAGAGAATCGAAAGTTCAGAAAATTGCTATTAAAACAGCAAAAAAAATGCACCTTTTAGAAGTAGAGAGTATTCTTTATTGTCAATCTGATGGTTCGTATACAAAAATAGTAACCGAGCATGAGTCCATACTAGTTTCAAAAAACCTAAAACATTATCAAGAACTCTTACCTGAAGATATTTTTATAAGAACACATCAATCTTATCTTGTAAACAAAAAGCATATTCGTGGTCTTGAAAACGATAATATTCTTTTAAAAAACGATGAAATTGTTGCTATCTCTGCGAGACGAAAAGCAGAAATAAAGGCTATACTCTTAAACGAATAG
- a CDS encoding BspA family leucine-rich repeat surface protein, whose translation MFKIAASLTAKKPIIKIFFTLIIIVFTSICYGQNTAIPDANFEQALIDLGYDTAPIDGFVPTVNINSITSLNVPSATIGDLTGIEDFTALQALYCQYNNLTTLDLSNNTQLKIVNCYGNNLTTLDFSSNAMLEVLGCYNNQLSSINVTNNPALKSILAYGNADLETIDVTGNGQLIELEVQNCNITAIDVTQCPLLDELVCGGNPLLTSLNLEYNPVLVYLSCSYTGITNLDVTNNPILETIDVQSNRIEAMDFSQNTVLKKLYIRNCDFIAVDLSDNTALEILDCQVNNLTSLDLQTNLALKTLNCHVNNIADLDVSLNTELKYLSCHQNNMNTLKVASGNSLETVLCYQNNYTSLDFSQNTSLGRLRIQNSPLIESVNLRNGNNTAMDRVDFYADNCPKFSCAIVDNKTYSTNEWTRVDATLTFIETQTECDALTESFITTWQTTAPNESITIPTFPSEIYNYTVDWGDGFTTTETGDATHVYTTAGNKTVSISGTFPRIYFNNTGDKDKIISIDQWGSQVWTSMAQAFSGCTNLVGLTIPSDKPILSGVTDATRMFYGCTSFNQNIGNWDVGALQNMNSMFAFTSAFNQDIGGWNVGAVKNMASMFQDATAFNKDISNWNVSEVTTMYSMFSRATDFNNGSTALTWTNGSSTSKVTTMELMFRDAAAFNQNISSWNVSSVENMSKMFDSATVF comes from the coding sequence ATGTTTAAAATAGCCGCTAGTTTAACCGCTAAGAAACCAATTATAAAAATATTTTTCACTCTAATAATAATCGTTTTTACATCGATTTGCTATGGACAAAATACAGCCATACCCGATGCTAATTTTGAACAAGCATTAATTGACCTCGGTTATGATACAGCTCCTATAGATGGTTTTGTACCTACAGTTAACATTAATAGTATTACATCTCTAAATGTTCCTTCGGCTACCATAGGTGATTTAACGGGTATTGAAGATTTTACAGCTTTACAAGCTTTGTACTGCCAATACAATAACCTAACAACGCTTGATTTATCAAATAATACACAACTTAAAATAGTAAACTGCTATGGCAATAACTTAACAACTCTCGATTTTAGCAGTAATGCTATGCTTGAAGTATTAGGTTGTTACAATAACCAACTTTCATCTATAAATGTTACTAATAACCCAGCATTAAAAAGCATATTAGCCTATGGAAACGCAGACTTAGAAACAATAGATGTAACAGGGAATGGACAATTAATAGAATTAGAAGTACAAAATTGCAATATCACCGCTATTGATGTAACTCAATGTCCGCTCCTTGATGAATTAGTTTGTGGAGGTAATCCCTTATTAACAAGTCTCAATTTAGAGTACAACCCAGTACTAGTTTATCTTAGTTGTTCATATACAGGTATCACAAATTTAGATGTAACGAATAATCCCATTTTAGAAACAATTGATGTGCAATCTAATAGAATTGAAGCGATGGATTTTTCTCAGAATACCGTACTTAAAAAGTTATATATTAGAAATTGCGATTTTATAGCAGTGGATCTTTCTGACAATACTGCTTTAGAAATATTAGATTGTCAGGTAAACAACCTAACCAGTTTAGACTTGCAAACCAATCTTGCTTTAAAAACTTTAAATTGCCATGTAAATAATATTGCAGATTTAGATGTAAGCTTAAACACCGAACTCAAATATTTAAGTTGTCATCAGAATAACATGAATACCTTAAAGGTTGCATCTGGTAATTCATTGGAAACCGTCTTATGTTATCAAAATAATTATACAAGCTTAGACTTTTCTCAAAATACAAGCTTAGGTCGATTACGAATTCAAAACAGCCCGCTAATTGAAAGTGTAAATCTTAGAAATGGTAATAACACTGCGATGGACCGCGTAGATTTTTATGCAGACAATTGTCCTAAATTTAGTTGTGCAATTGTAGATAACAAGACCTATAGCACTAATGAATGGACCCGTGTTGATGCGACTTTAACCTTTATAGAAACCCAAACCGAGTGTGATGCCTTAACAGAATCATTCATTACAACTTGGCAAACCACAGCTCCAAACGAAAGCATTACCATACCAACCTTTCCTTCAGAAATTTATAATTACACTGTAGATTGGGGAGATGGTTTTACAACTACAGAAACAGGAGATGCTACTCATGTTTACACAACAGCAGGAAATAAAACCGTAAGTATTAGCGGTACTTTTCCTCGTATATATTTTAATAATACTGGCGATAAAGACAAAATAATCTCAATAGACCAATGGGGCAGTCAAGTATGGACTTCTATGGCGCAAGCATTTAGCGGTTGTACTAATTTGGTAGGGCTAACGATTCCTTCTGACAAACCTATACTTTCTGGTGTTACTGATGCAACTAGGATGTTTTACGGTTGTACTTCTTTCAATCAAAATATTGGTAATTGGGATGTTGGTGCTCTACAAAACATGAATTCTATGTTCGCTTTTACTTCTGCTTTTAATCAAGATATTGGTGGATGGAATGTAGGTGCAGTTAAAAACATGGCTTCTATGTTTCAAGATGCAACTGCTTTTAATAAAGATATAAGTAATTGGAATGTATCTGAGGTTACTACAATGTATTCTATGTTTAGTCGCGCTACTGACTTTAATAATGGTAGCACAGCACTAACTTGGACTAATGGTAGTAGTACATCAAAAGTAACTACTATGGAATTGATGTTTAGAGATGCTGCTGCATTTAACCAAAACATAAGTAGTTGGAATGTTTCTTCTGTAGAGAACATGAGTAAGATGTTTGATAGTGCAACGGTTTTTTAA